Genomic window (Brassica napus cultivar Da-Ae unplaced genomic scaffold, Da-Ae ScsIHWf_34;HRSCAF=63, whole genome shotgun sequence):
TGTGAAAGCTGGCAAAAATGGAAAGCAGgttccaagtttgttgcaatatgGAAATCAAAATCGTCTGCATCATATTCTGTCGTTGGCTTTAGACGACCTCCACCCACATTGTTCACCTATGGTGAacataaaaaaagttttctttGAATGTAAATGCTTAGTTGTTTCTATATCAATGGTCATTTACTTACGAAAATATCGAGCTTGCCATTGAACAGGGAGGAGACAGTTTGCATCAAAGTTTCTCTCTCGGGTCGAGAAGTTACATCACAGACTGAACCACTCACTTTAAACCCTTTCTTTTCCCATTCGCTTAAACTTTTATTAAGCAGTGTTTCAGATATGTCGCAAACATGGATTTTAGCTCCAAAACCAGCTAACTCCTCTACTATGGCATACCTAGACGTattccaaaaaattaaattacttgAAATCTTGGTATTCATGATAATATAGAGAGAAGAAAGACGAACCCGATTCCGCTGCCTCCACCAGTTACAAGAGCAGTCGTACCTTCAAGACTCCATCttttatccatttttttttaatgtggctAGCAATGGTCAGAAATGGCAGATATTATAGTGTAGATCAGATATGTGTGAATAAATGAGTATGTTTGGATGTGTGGTGGGAATGTTATGTGAGACAACATGCCAAAAATGTCCGTCGTCCCGTGAATAAAGTAATGTTACTAGTCAAAATCTTGGACGTAAACAAATTTGTCGTTCTGTGACGACGAACCTAGAAAGTCTGAACGGTGAACAACGTTTTGTCGGAACCAAATTTTACAAGTTTATTAGACTAATAACTACAATGTTGGATTATGGTTTCAATTTTATTGGATGTCCCCAAAGGGACCTCTTACATTTTCATGAAAAGCTATTAAGCGTACGTAAAAGATGTATAATACTTGTTAGAGATTAGAGAAAGGATCATAAAAGAacctaataaaaattataagagTGGCCTAAAAATAAGGTGAGCAATAGTTTATGGTTTTGAAAAATATTCTTGGTCGCTTGACAACCTTATTACTCTTCCGAGAAACTTAATATTTCAgagtgaaaataataataataataataataataataataatgataataattCAAAGTACTTCTCTACTCTATTTAGAATGATGTGTTCGTCATTTTAGAAAGAATAGTATGCCTTGTTTGTTAAATAAATGCTAAGCAAATATATCTCATGACTTATTGCTGAATACACATTAACGAAACTTGAGAGTTTAATTTTCGTTTATACATATATGGAACGTTATTGTGAGATATACATATACATTTTGCATGAAAACTTCTCTTAATTtgtactttatatatttatgcatCCAACTCCGCAAACTCCAAATAAGAATTGAATGGTCAAAGTCTGCTTTTTCTtcgttttaaaagaaaaattatagagaaaaagactaaaatagcactaaatcaaatttttgttcccaaactagtactcaaggtcaaaagtcacaaaaatagcactcaagagatggggtttagggtttagaatttagggtttagagtttaggttttagggtttagagttgagaagtgaggttttggggataagatttcaaattttgaaaaataaaaaaatttaaatttttcaaaagataaaatgctattttggtcattttagttttgagtgctattttgtgatataaacttagaaatgtgctattttggagatttgcccaaaatattcatctttattttttataggAATACTAATATTTGAAGTTCATTGTTTAGCAGTTTCAAGATATATTCATCTATTTCTTATATAGGATAGTGGCCATTACCAAAACCAACGCATTTTCTAGGCGACAGATACTGTGACGTTGTAATcatattttaagttgtgtataTAAAAACTAATGTCATTGTTGCAATTATTTAGATTAGAAAGGAATTTGGAGGAAAGACCAAATGAAACTTTCAaggatattaacaaaaatatttgtttagccAATTTATAAGAAGTCAAATGCTCACCTGAGGTTTGTGTAGCGTCTTGGTATAAACAAAAAAGGTTTGAATATGAAATAGTCGAGCTTTCTTGAAGCTATAAATAGATATAGCAACTGACACAAGTAACTTCAAACTCTAAAACAACATAAAATGGCCATTACCTCCAAATCCATAGCTCTAACAATAATCTTCCTATTACTTTCTGTTTCTTGCGCCTCAAGTCAACAAGAAACCAAGTTTCTTAACCATGGCTTTCTTGGTGCTAACCTCCTCAAGTTCGGTTCTTCCATTGTCCACCCTAGTGGCCTCTTGGAGCTGACAAACACTTCGATGAGGCAAATTGGTCAAGCTTTCCATGGCTTTCCCATACCCTTCTCGAAACCTAACTCTTCGAATTCGATTTCTTTCTCCACAAGTTTCGTCTTCGCCATCACTCCAGGACCCGGCGCACCAGGCCACGGCTTGGCTTTCGTCATTTCACCCTCCATGGACTTTAGCGGAGCCCTTCCCAGCAATTACCTAGGCCTCTTCAACACCTCCAACAATGGAAACTCCTTAAAccgcatcctcgcagttgaatTCGACACCGTGCAGGCCGTTGAGTTGAGCGATATTGATGATAATCATGTTGCTATCGACCTAAACGGAGTGGTCTCCATTGAGTCTGCAACAGCTGCATACTTTGATGACCGAGACGCGAAGAACATAAGCTTGAGGCTGGCAAGTGGAGACCCAATCAGAGTCTGGATCGAATACAACGCGACAGAGATGTTGCTCAATGTCACGTTGGCTCCTCTAGAACGTCCAAAGTCAAACGTGCCTCTTCTCTCAAGAAAAATGAATCTTTCCGAGACTTTATCCGAACAAAACTATGTTGGATTCTCTGCAGCCACAGGAACCGTCACGAGCACGCATCTTGTTCTAGGCTGGAGCTTCAGCATAGAAGGGAAAGCCACAGAGATTGACCTAACAAAGCTTCCTTCTATTCCAAAACCGCCTTCTCCACCGTCTCCATCCTCAACTCCTCCAGTTTCAGTCAAGAAGGATTCGAACAACACTAAGCTCATCATAATCTTCGCTGCATCAGCAACAGGCGTAATCATGATCCTGGCTCTCTTAGGGTTTTGGCTCTTCCGTAGAAGGCAAGTATTCTTCACAGCAGGCGCAAGAAAATTCTCTCACCAGATGATATCAAGCGCGACGGGAGGTTTCGACAACTCTAGACTTCTCGGAGAGAGAAACTCAGGAAGTTTCTACAAAGGGAACCTTACTCCTACAGAGATTATAGCAGTGAAGAAGATTACTTGCACCACAAGGCAACAGAAGACAACCCTAATAGGGGAGATAGCTTCTATCTCAAGGCTAAGACAAAGAAACCTTGTTAACCTACTTGGTTACTGCAGCAAAGGTAACGAGGTTTATCTCGTCTACGAGTACGTCCCCAACGGTAGCCTAGACCGGTTCTTGTTCAGCAATGACCGACCGGTTCTCACATGGTCAGACCGGTTCTGTATCATAAAGGGTATTGCGGCAGGACTTCAATACCTTCACGGCGAGGGTCAAAGACCTTTGATT
Coding sequences:
- the LOC106436180 gene encoding probable inactive L-type lectin-domain containing receptor kinase III.1; this translates as MAITSKSIALTIIFLLLSVSCASSQQETKFLNHGFLGANLLKFGSSIVHPSGLLELTNTSMRQIGQAFHGFPIPFSKPNSSNSISFSTSFVFAITPGPGAPGHGLAFVISPSMDFSGALPSNYLGLFNTSNNGNSLNRILAVEFDTVQAVELSDIDDNHVAIDLNGVVSIESATAAYFDDRDAKNISLRLASGDPIRVWIEYNATEMLLNVTLAPLERPKSNVPLLSRKMNLSETLSEQNYVGFSAATGTVTSTHLVLGWSFSIEGKATEIDLTKLPSIPKPPSPPSPSSTPPVSVKKDSNNTKLIIIFAASATGVIMILALLGFWLFRRRQVFFTAGARKFSHQMISSATGGFDNSRLLGERNSGSFYKGNLTPTEIIAVKKITCTTRQQKTTLIGEIASISRLRQRNLVNLLGYCSKGNEVYLVYEYVPNGSLDRFLFSNDRPVLTWSDRFCIIKGIAAGLQYLHGEGQRPLIHGNVKASNVLLDEELHARLGDYGQGIRHSSTTGHVAPELVETGKATRDTDVFGFGVLVMEIVCGRKAIEPTKPPEEISLVNWVLQGFKKGDLLQRCDTRMNRDELVAREVLLVLKTGLLCANRSQEARPMMKQVVGYLDGTERLPHDD